The following are encoded together in the Xanthomonas vesicatoria ATCC 35937 genome:
- the infC gene encoding translation initiation factor IF-3 encodes MGDCNISTPDNKQNRKNQEIRVPRVRVIGSDGEMVGVLSRDEALAKAEEEGLDLVEIQPQADPPVCKIMDFGKFKFEQQKKANEAKKKTKQVEIKELKFRPVTDEGDYQIKLRNMRRFLEEGDKVKVNIRFRGREMSHQELGREMAARIEADLGEDIVIESRPRLEGRQMVMMIAPKKKI; translated from the coding sequence CTGGGAGATTGCAATATCAGTACCCCTGACAACAAACAGAACCGCAAGAACCAAGAAATCCGTGTGCCGCGCGTTCGCGTGATCGGCAGCGACGGTGAGATGGTCGGCGTGTTGTCGCGCGACGAAGCGCTCGCCAAGGCCGAGGAAGAAGGCCTGGATCTGGTTGAAATCCAGCCGCAGGCCGATCCGCCGGTCTGCAAGATCATGGATTTCGGCAAGTTCAAGTTCGAGCAGCAGAAAAAGGCCAACGAGGCCAAGAAGAAGACCAAGCAGGTCGAGATCAAGGAACTCAAGTTCCGTCCGGTCACGGACGAGGGCGATTACCAGATCAAGCTGCGCAACATGCGCCGCTTCCTGGAAGAGGGTGACAAGGTCAAGGTCAACATCCGCTTCCGTGGCCGCGAAATGAGCCACCAGGAGCTGGGTCGCGAGATGGCGGCACGCATCGAGGCCGACCTGGGCGAAGACATCGTCATCGAGTCCCGTCCGCGCCTGGAAGGGCGGCAGATGGTCATGATGATCGCGCCGAAGAAGAAGATCTGA
- the pheS gene encoding phenylalanine--tRNA ligase subunit alpha, whose protein sequence is MSEIQSLTERALADVAAAQTPDQLEALRVALLGKSGSVTAQLKQLGTLPPEQRKAAGEAINQARDTLSAALSERKTTLETAALDARLAGERIDVTLPGRRSERGGLHPVTRTLERIVEIFARLGYELSDGPEIEDDWHNFEALNFPPHHPARAMHDTFYFGDGRLLRTHTSGVQVRYMDAHKPPLRMIAAGKVYRSDSDQTHSPMFHQVEGLLVDEHSNFADLKGTLSEFVRAFFERDFEMRFRPSYFPFVEPGAEVDIAWQQPDGSMRWLEVLGCGMVHPNVLRSVGIDPERYTGFAFGLGVERFAMLRYGVNDLRAFFENDVRFLRQFA, encoded by the coding sequence ATGAGTGAGATTCAATCCCTGACCGAGCGCGCGCTGGCTGATGTCGCCGCTGCGCAGACGCCGGACCAACTGGAGGCCCTGCGGGTCGCCTTGCTGGGCAAGAGTGGCAGCGTTACCGCCCAGCTCAAGCAGCTCGGCACGTTGCCGCCCGAGCAGCGCAAGGCGGCGGGCGAGGCGATCAACCAGGCCCGGGATACGCTGAGCGCAGCGTTGTCGGAGCGCAAGACGACGCTAGAAACCGCGGCGCTGGACGCACGCCTTGCCGGCGAACGCATCGACGTCACCCTGCCGGGCCGCCGTAGCGAACGTGGGGGTCTGCATCCGGTGACGCGCACGCTCGAGCGCATCGTCGAGATTTTCGCGCGGCTGGGGTACGAGCTATCCGACGGCCCGGAAATCGAGGACGACTGGCACAACTTCGAAGCGCTGAACTTCCCGCCGCACCATCCGGCGCGCGCGATGCACGACACGTTCTATTTTGGCGACGGGCGCCTGCTGCGCACGCATACCTCCGGTGTGCAGGTGCGTTACATGGATGCGCACAAACCGCCGCTGCGCATGATTGCGGCCGGCAAGGTGTATCGCTCCGATTCGGACCAGACCCACTCGCCGATGTTCCATCAGGTCGAAGGCCTGCTGGTGGACGAGCATTCGAACTTCGCCGACCTCAAGGGCACCTTGTCCGAGTTCGTGCGTGCGTTCTTCGAGCGCGATTTCGAAATGCGTTTTCGCCCTAGCTATTTCCCGTTCGTGGAGCCGGGTGCGGAAGTGGACATCGCCTGGCAGCAGCCCGACGGCAGCATGCGCTGGCTGGAAGTTCTGGGCTGCGGCATGGTGCATCCGAACGTGCTGCGCAGCGTCGGCATCGACCCGGAGCGTTACACCGGCTTTGCCTTCGGTCTGGGCGTGGAACGTTTTGCGATGCTGCGTTACGGCGTCAACGACCTGCGCGCGTTCTTCGAGAACGATGTGCGCTTTCTCAGGCAGTTTGCTTGA
- a CDS encoding MerR family transcriptional regulator, translating to MLDPGSNRELPPIPAKRYFTIGEVSELCDVKPHVLRYWETEFPSLEPVKRRGNRRYYQRHDVLMVRQIRGLLYEQGYTIGGARLRLEGDGAKSESALSNQIIKQVRMELEEVLQLLRR from the coding sequence ATGCTGGATCCGGGCAGTAATCGCGAGCTACCGCCGATCCCGGCCAAGCGCTACTTCACCATCGGTGAGGTCAGCGAGCTGTGCGACGTCAAGCCGCATGTGTTGCGCTACTGGGAAACGGAATTTCCAAGCCTGGAGCCGGTCAAGCGGCGCGGCAACCGCCGTTACTACCAACGCCACGATGTGCTGATGGTCCGGCAGATCCGCGGCCTGCTTTACGAACAGGGCTACACCATCGGCGGCGCGCGTCTTCGGTTGGAGGGCGACGGTGCCAAAAGCGAGTCCGCGTTGAGCAATCAGATCATCAAGCAGGTGCGCATGGAGCTGGAAGAAGTGCTGCAGCTGCTTCGCCGCTAG
- the pheT gene encoding phenylalanine--tRNA ligase subunit beta, producing the protein MKFSENWLRSHVPIQASREELAATLTAIGLEVEDVTPLGEALGQVVVARIVEAVRHPEADRLQVCSVDAGQGALLQIVCGAPNARAGLVAPLALVGAQIGELTITAAKLRGVASNGMLCSAKELGLDSDASGLFELPDDAPVGQALADYLGLPDASIEIKLTPNRADCFSVRGIAFDVAAACASEVVAFDAGAVAPVSTRTLAVELNAGKEAPRYCGRVIEGIDPLAKTPVWLAERLRRSGVRPVSLLVDITQYVMLELGQPMHAFDLDTLQGPIGVRRSRSGEQLALLDGRQVTLDDSFLTITDADRPVALAGLMGGLDTRVTDTTRNVFLESAYFDPAAIMGRGRKFGLHTDAGHRFERGVDPALPPQAIEVATRLVLELAGGTPGPVVHAQLPEHLPQPARILLRRARIARVLGIQIDDVEVVRILSALGMQLDAVSEGWQVVAPSRRFDIAIEEDLIEELARIHGYDRVPTTLPGGASRIAMPSETQLDELSVRRQLVARELQETINYAFVDAALLERWQLTDGLVPLANPLSAELAIMRPRLLPGLVATLGRNAARQAGRVRLFELGKVFAASTQAGDAPQESQHVAVAVCGDALALQWGEPARKVDFHDVKGDLMALAAASGAVLEFQPSSQPFGHPGRSADIYREGVCIGWIGQVHPRLSKAMEIDVDVIAFELQLAPLVQRALPRAGELSRFPSVRRDLAFLVPEDVSWAALSASVQTTVGPLLREVQLFDRYVGQGVEPGFKSLAMGLILQDNSRTLTDRDVDVVVTDVVAVVEREHRARIRS; encoded by the coding sequence ATGAAATTCTCTGAAAATTGGCTGCGTAGCCATGTTCCGATCCAGGCCTCGCGTGAGGAACTTGCCGCCACGCTGACGGCGATCGGTCTGGAAGTCGAAGACGTCACGCCCTTGGGCGAGGCGCTGGGCCAGGTGGTGGTGGCGCGCATCGTCGAAGCCGTGCGTCATCCTGAAGCCGATCGCCTGCAGGTGTGCAGTGTCGATGCAGGGCAGGGCGCGTTGCTGCAGATCGTGTGTGGCGCGCCCAACGCGCGTGCCGGCCTGGTGGCGCCGCTGGCGCTGGTTGGCGCGCAGATCGGCGAGCTGACCATCACCGCTGCCAAGCTGCGCGGTGTGGCGTCCAACGGCATGTTGTGCTCGGCCAAGGAGCTGGGGCTGGATAGCGATGCGTCCGGGCTGTTCGAGTTGCCGGACGATGCGCCGGTGGGTCAAGCGCTGGCGGACTATCTGGGCTTGCCGGATGCCAGCATCGAAATCAAGCTCACGCCCAATCGCGCCGACTGTTTCAGCGTGCGTGGCATCGCCTTCGACGTGGCCGCCGCGTGCGCCAGCGAAGTGGTGGCGTTCGATGCCGGTGCCGTGGCGCCGGTGTCCACACGCACGCTTGCGGTGGAATTGAATGCCGGCAAGGAAGCGCCGCGTTATTGCGGGCGGGTGATCGAAGGCATCGATCCGCTGGCGAAGACGCCGGTGTGGCTGGCCGAGCGTCTGCGTCGCAGCGGTGTGCGCCCAGTGTCGTTGCTGGTGGATATCACCCAGTACGTGATGCTGGAACTGGGTCAGCCGATGCATGCCTTCGATCTGGATACCTTGCAGGGGCCGATCGGCGTGCGTCGCTCGCGCAGTGGCGAGCAGCTGGCGCTGCTGGATGGGCGTCAGGTCACGTTGGACGATAGCTTTCTGACCATCACCGATGCCGACCGTCCCGTGGCGCTGGCCGGTTTGATGGGCGGGCTGGACACGCGCGTCACCGACACCACGCGCAACGTGTTTCTGGAGTCGGCGTATTTCGATCCGGCCGCGATCATGGGCCGTGGCCGCAAGTTCGGCCTGCATACCGATGCGGGCCATCGCTTCGAGCGCGGCGTGGATCCGGCGTTGCCGCCGCAAGCGATCGAGGTCGCCACGCGTCTGGTGCTGGAGCTGGCCGGCGGCACGCCGGGCCCAGTGGTCCACGCGCAATTACCGGAGCATTTGCCGCAGCCGGCGCGCATCCTGCTGCGGCGTGCGCGGATCGCGCGCGTGCTCGGTATCCAGATCGACGATGTCGAGGTTGTGCGCATCCTGAGCGCGCTTGGCATGCAGCTCGACGCAGTGTCCGAAGGCTGGCAGGTCGTCGCGCCGAGCCGTCGATTCGATATCGCCATCGAAGAAGACCTGATCGAGGAGCTGGCGCGCATCCATGGTTACGACCGGGTGCCGACCACGCTGCCGGGCGGCGCCAGCCGGATCGCAATGCCCAGCGAAACCCAATTGGACGAGTTGAGTGTGCGTCGTCAGCTGGTGGCGCGCGAGCTGCAGGAAACCATCAATTACGCCTTCGTCGATGCCGCTTTGCTGGAGCGCTGGCAGTTGACCGACGGACTGGTGCCGCTGGCCAATCCGCTCAGTGCCGAGCTGGCCATCATGCGCCCGCGCTTGTTGCCGGGCCTGGTCGCTACGCTAGGCCGCAACGCGGCCCGTCAGGCCGGGCGGGTGCGCCTGTTCGAACTGGGCAAAGTATTTGCGGCCTCCACACAGGCTGGCGATGCGCCGCAGGAATCCCAGCATGTTGCCGTCGCGGTGTGTGGCGATGCGTTGGCGTTGCAGTGGGGGGAACCCGCGCGCAAGGTGGACTTTCACGATGTGAAAGGCGACCTGATGGCGCTGGCCGCGGCCAGCGGTGCGGTGCTGGAATTTCAGCCCTCCAGCCAGCCGTTCGGGCATCCGGGCCGGTCGGCCGATATCTATCGCGAGGGCGTCTGCATCGGCTGGATCGGCCAGGTGCATCCGCGTTTGAGCAAGGCGATGGAGATCGATGTCGACGTGATCGCGTTCGAGCTGCAGCTGGCCCCACTGGTACAGCGGGCGCTGCCGCGCGCTGGCGAGCTGTCGCGGTTCCCGTCGGTGCGTCGCGATCTAGCCTTCCTGGTTCCGGAAGATGTGAGCTGGGCGGCACTGTCGGCCAGCGTGCAGACCACGGTCGGCCCGTTGTTGCGCGAGGTGCAGCTGTTCGATCGCTATGTCGGGCAGGGGGTCGAGCCAGGTTTCAAGAGTCTGGCTATGGGCTTGATTTTGCAGGATAACTCGCGCACTCTCACCGACCGGGATGTGGATGTGGTCGTGACCGATGTGGTGGCCGTGGTTGAGCGCGAGCACCGCGCCCGGATCCGGAGTTGA
- a CDS encoding LacI family DNA-binding transcriptional regulator: MTIKGKATSLDIAYLAGVSQPTVSRALRGSPMVNEETRKRIVRIARELNYKVDKNASSLRLRNAGTLALLFFEDPTADDSLINPFFHSMLGSITRACALQGYDLLVSFQQLSKDWQADYEDSNKADGIILLGYGDYQQSRQRLQLLVEQGTHFVRWGAALPGQPGISIGSDNYQGGLDITEHLLAQGCRRIAFLGHASNHYPEFEERYRGHVAALAQQDLVADAALQFDAITTESSGYAACLALLDSGNAFDAVCAASDLIAIGAMRALRERGLRVPQDVAISGFDDIALAASVAPALSTVQQDTKQAGTLLVESLVALIRGEAAQSRTIPVRLAVRDSSRSSGLQPPLGWRPSGSTTGNAVLDRTADEAVRS, encoded by the coding sequence ATGACCATCAAGGGTAAAGCCACCTCGCTGGATATCGCCTACTTGGCCGGCGTGTCGCAGCCGACCGTCTCGCGCGCGTTGCGCGGCAGCCCGATGGTCAATGAGGAAACGCGCAAGCGCATTGTGCGCATCGCGCGCGAGCTGAACTACAAGGTCGACAAGAACGCTTCCTCGCTGCGGCTGCGCAACGCCGGCACGCTGGCGCTGCTGTTCTTCGAAGACCCCACCGCCGACGATTCGCTGATCAACCCGTTCTTCCACTCGATGCTGGGCTCGATCACGCGGGCCTGCGCGCTGCAGGGCTACGACCTGCTGGTGTCGTTCCAGCAGCTGTCCAAGGACTGGCAGGCCGATTACGAAGACAGCAATAAGGCCGACGGCATCATCTTGCTGGGCTACGGCGACTACCAGCAATCGCGCCAGCGACTACAGCTGCTGGTGGAACAAGGCACGCACTTCGTGCGCTGGGGCGCGGCATTGCCGGGCCAGCCGGGCATTTCGATCGGCAGCGACAACTACCAGGGCGGGCTGGACATCACCGAGCACCTGTTGGCGCAGGGGTGCCGACGCATCGCATTTCTTGGCCACGCGTCCAATCACTATCCCGAATTCGAAGAGCGCTACCGGGGCCACGTTGCGGCCCTAGCGCAGCAAGATCTGGTGGCTGATGCCGCACTGCAGTTTGATGCGATCACCACCGAATCGTCCGGGTATGCGGCATGCCTGGCGTTGCTGGACAGCGGCAACGCATTCGATGCAGTGTGTGCAGCCAGCGACCTCATTGCGATCGGTGCGATGCGTGCGTTGCGCGAACGCGGCCTGCGCGTACCGCAGGACGTGGCGATCAGCGGCTTCGACGACATCGCGTTGGCCGCATCGGTTGCGCCGGCCTTATCCACCGTGCAGCAGGACACCAAGCAGGCCGGCACGCTGTTGGTGGAAAGCCTGGTCGCGCTGATCCGTGGCGAAGCGGCGCAGAGCCGCACGATCCCGGTACGACTGGCAGTGCGCGATTCCTCGCGCAGCAGCGGATTGCAGCCGCCATTGGGCTGGAGGCCGTCCGGCTCGACGACCGGGAACGCGGTGCTGGATCGGACCGCGGATGAGGCTGTGAGGAGTTGA
- a CDS encoding GumC family protein: protein MARLPMSMNSDNRSSPSQRHGHLELADVSLLDYWRALVSQRWLIIMITIAAVLLALVITFLMPEKYRATSTLQIERDSLNVVNVDNLMPVESPQDRDFYQTQYQLLQSRSLARAVIREAKLDQEPAFKQQVEEALEKAAAKNPEAGKSVDSRQAIIERSLTDTLLAGLVVEPILNSRLVYVNYDSPDPVLAAKIANTYPKVFIVSTQERRMKASSFATKFLAERLEQLRDKVEDSEKTLVAYSTDEQIVSVGDDKPSLPAQNLTDLNAMLASAQDARIKAEAAWRQASTGDAMSLPQVLSSPLIQTLRGEQVRLTSEYQQKLSTFKPDYPEMQRLKAQIEESRRQINGEVVNVRQSLKATYDASVHQEQLLNERIAGLRTNELDLQSRSIRYNMLKRDVDTNRQLYDALLQRYKEIGVASNVGANNVTIVDTADVPTSKTSPKLKLNLALGFIFGVFLGLAVALVRYFLRGNGPETRLN, encoded by the coding sequence GTGGCGCGCTTACCGATGAGTATGAATTCCGACAATCGTTCCTCGCCGTCGCAGCGTCATGGGCATCTCGAACTGGCCGACGTCAGCTTGCTCGACTACTGGCGTGCCCTTGTGTCGCAACGCTGGCTGATCATCATGATCACGATCGCAGCGGTGCTGCTGGCGCTGGTGATCACCTTCCTGATGCCGGAAAAGTATCGCGCCACCAGCACGCTGCAGATCGAGCGTGATTCGCTCAACGTGGTGAACGTCGACAATCTGATGCCGGTCGAGTCGCCGCAGGATCGCGACTTCTACCAGACCCAGTACCAGCTGCTGCAGAGCCGTTCGCTGGCACGTGCAGTGATTCGCGAAGCCAAGCTCGACCAGGAGCCGGCGTTCAAGCAACAGGTCGAGGAAGCGCTGGAAAAGGCCGCGGCCAAGAACCCGGAAGCCGGCAAGTCTGTGGATTCACGCCAGGCCATCATCGAGCGCAGCCTGACCGACACCTTGCTGGCAGGTCTGGTGGTCGAGCCCATCCTCAATTCGCGCCTGGTCTACGTCAATTACGATTCGCCGGACCCGGTGCTCGCGGCCAAGATCGCCAACACCTATCCGAAGGTGTTCATCGTGAGCACGCAGGAGCGCCGCATGAAGGCGTCCTCGTTCGCGACCAAGTTCCTTGCCGAGCGCCTGGAGCAATTGCGCGACAAGGTCGAAGACTCGGAAAAGACGCTGGTTGCATACTCGACCGATGAGCAGATCGTCTCGGTGGGCGACGACAAGCCGTCGTTGCCTGCGCAGAACCTGACCGATCTCAATGCGATGCTTGCATCGGCGCAGGACGCGCGCATCAAGGCCGAGGCCGCCTGGCGTCAGGCCTCCACCGGCGACGCCATGTCGTTGCCGCAGGTGTTGAGTAGCCCGCTGATCCAGACATTGCGCGGCGAGCAGGTGCGCCTGACCAGCGAATATCAGCAGAAGCTGTCGACCTTCAAGCCGGATTACCCGGAAATGCAGCGCCTGAAGGCACAGATCGAAGAGTCGCGCCGGCAGATCAACGGCGAGGTCGTCAACGTCCGCCAGTCGCTCAAGGCGACCTATGACGCGTCGGTGCATCAGGAGCAGTTGCTCAACGAACGCATCGCTGGTTTGCGTACCAACGAACTCGACCTGCAGAGCCGCAGCATTCGCTACAACATGCTCAAGCGCGACGTCGACACCAACCGGCAGCTCTATGATGCGCTCCTGCAGCGCTACAAGGAAATCGGTGTGGCGAGCAACGTCGGCGCCAACAACGTGACCATCGTCGACACTGCAGATGTGCCTACGTCGAAGACTTCGCCGAAACTCAAATTGAACCTCGCTTTAGGCTTCATCTTTGGCGTATTCCTTGGATTGGCCGTGGCGCTTGTGCGCTACTTCCTGCGGGGCAATGGGCCGGAAACGCGATTGAACTGA
- a CDS encoding integration host factor subunit alpha, whose amino-acid sequence MALTKAEMAERLFDEVGLNKREAKEFVDAFFDVLRDALEQGRQVKLSGFGNFDLRPKNQRPGRNPKTGEEIPISARTVVTFRPGQKLKERVEAYAGSGQ is encoded by the coding sequence ATGGCATTGACGAAAGCGGAGATGGCCGAACGTCTGTTCGACGAGGTCGGTCTGAACAAGCGCGAGGCAAAGGAATTTGTCGACGCGTTTTTCGATGTGCTGCGCGATGCGCTGGAGCAGGGTCGTCAGGTGAAGTTGTCGGGTTTCGGCAACTTCGATCTGCGGCCCAAGAACCAACGGCCCGGTCGCAATCCCAAGACCGGTGAGGAAATTCCGATCTCGGCCCGCACGGTGGTGACCTTCCGCCCAGGCCAGAAGCTCAAGGAACGGGTGGAGGCTTATGCTGGATCCGGGCAGTAA
- the thrS gene encoding threonine--tRNA ligase, with the protein MINITLPDGSRREFESPVSVMQVAQSIGAGLAKATIAGQVDGQLVDASDVIDHDASLRIITAKDAEGVEIIRHSCAHLVGHAVKQLYPEVKMVIGPVIAEGFYYDIYSERPFTPEDMAAIEQRMQELIAQDYDVIKKVTPRAEVIEVFAQRGEEYKLRLIEDMSEDITAMGLYYHQEYVDMCRGPHVPNTRFLKAFKLTRISGAYWRGDAKNEQLQRIYGTAWADKKQLDAYILRMEEADKRDHRRIGKAQDLFHLQEEAPGLVFWHPKGWSLWQVVEQYMRKVYRDSGYGEVRCPQILDVSLWQKSGHWDNYQDAMFFTESEKRTYAVKPMNCPGHVQVFNQGLHSYRDLPIRYGEFGACHRNEPSGALHGILRVRGFTQDDGHVFCLESQIEAEVTAFHQQALAVYTAFGFDDIEIKIALRPEKRLGDDGTWDKAEAALRTALGVCGVEWQELPGEGAFYGPKIEYHLKDAIGRTWQLGTMQVDFMMPGRLGAEYVDENSQKKHPVMLHRAIVGSMERFIGILIEHHAGAFPSWLAPVQVVVANITDAQADYVDSVRKTLANQGFRVNADLRNEKIGYKIREHTLQRVPYLLVVGDREKENGAVAVRTRSGEDLGTMTVSAFVERLQAEQAA; encoded by the coding sequence ATGATCAATATCACGCTCCCCGACGGCAGCCGCCGCGAATTCGAATCCCCCGTCTCGGTGATGCAGGTCGCCCAGTCGATCGGCGCCGGCCTGGCCAAGGCCACCATCGCCGGCCAGGTGGATGGCCAGCTGGTCGACGCCAGCGACGTCATCGACCACGACGCCAGCCTGCGCATCATCACCGCCAAGGATGCCGAAGGGGTTGAGATCATCCGCCACTCCTGCGCGCACCTGGTCGGCCACGCGGTCAAGCAGCTGTATCCCGAGGTCAAGATGGTGATCGGCCCGGTCATTGCCGAAGGCTTCTATTACGACATCTACAGCGAGCGCCCGTTCACGCCCGAAGACATGGCCGCGATCGAGCAGCGCATGCAGGAACTAATCGCGCAGGACTACGACGTGATCAAGAAGGTCACCCCGCGCGCCGAAGTGATCGAGGTGTTCGCCCAGCGCGGCGAGGAGTACAAGCTGCGCCTGATCGAGGACATGTCCGAGGACATCACCGCGATGGGCCTGTATTACCACCAGGAATACGTGGACATGTGCCGCGGCCCGCACGTGCCCAACACGCGCTTCCTCAAGGCGTTCAAGCTGACCCGCATTTCCGGCGCCTACTGGCGCGGCGATGCCAAGAACGAGCAGTTGCAGCGCATCTACGGCACCGCCTGGGCCGACAAGAAGCAGCTGGACGCCTACATCCTGCGCATGGAAGAAGCCGACAAGCGCGACCACCGCCGTATCGGCAAGGCGCAGGACCTGTTCCACCTGCAGGAAGAAGCGCCGGGCCTGGTGTTCTGGCACCCCAAGGGCTGGTCGCTGTGGCAGGTCGTCGAGCAGTACATGCGCAAGGTCTACCGCGACAGCGGCTACGGCGAAGTGCGCTGCCCGCAGATCCTGGACGTATCGCTGTGGCAGAAGTCCGGCCACTGGGACAACTACCAGGACGCGATGTTCTTCACCGAGTCGGAGAAGCGCACCTACGCGGTCAAGCCGATGAATTGCCCCGGCCACGTGCAGGTGTTCAACCAGGGCCTGCACAGCTACCGCGACCTACCGATCCGCTACGGCGAGTTCGGCGCCTGCCACCGCAACGAGCCCTCCGGCGCGCTGCACGGCATCCTGCGCGTGCGCGGCTTCACCCAGGACGACGGGCACGTGTTCTGCCTGGAATCGCAAATCGAAGCGGAAGTCACCGCGTTCCATCAGCAGGCACTGGCCGTCTACACCGCGTTCGGCTTTGACGACATCGAGATCAAGATCGCGTTGCGCCCGGAAAAGCGCCTGGGCGACGACGGCACCTGGGACAAGGCCGAAGCCGCGCTGCGCACCGCGCTGGGCGTGTGCGGGGTGGAGTGGCAGGAATTGCCGGGCGAGGGTGCCTTCTACGGCCCCAAGATCGAGTACCACCTCAAGGACGCGATCGGCCGCACCTGGCAGTTGGGCACGATGCAGGTCGATTTCATGATGCCTGGCCGCCTGGGCGCCGAGTACGTGGACGAAAACAGCCAGAAGAAGCATCCGGTGATGCTGCACCGGGCCATCGTCGGTTCGATGGAGCGTTTCATCGGCATCTTGATCGAACACCACGCCGGGGCCTTCCCGTCCTGGCTGGCCCCGGTCCAGGTCGTTGTCGCAAATATCACCGACGCCCAGGCAGACTATGTGGACTCGGTTCGGAAAACCCTTGCAAATCAAGGCTTCCGTGTCAACGCCGATTTGCGTAATGAGAAGATCGGTTATAAGATTCGCGAGCATACGCTGCAACGCGTGCCGTACCTGCTCGTCGTCGGTGACCGCGAGAAGGAAAATGGCGCAGTCGCCGTGCGGACGCGTTCGGGGGAGGACCTTGGGACCATGACGGTCTCAGCCTTCGTCGAACGCCTGCAGGCAGAGCAGGCAGCGTGA
- a CDS encoding polysaccharide biosynthesis/export family protein has product MKKLIGRFCQGLSLALICSMALGACSTGKEMASSLPLPDPLAMSAVQPEYRLSPGDLLLVKVFQVDDLERQVRIDQNGHISLPLIGDVNAAGMGVGELEKMVADRYRGGYLQNPQVSVFVQESNGRRVTVTGAVTEPGIYPVIGSNLTLQQAVAQAKGVSTVASRGNVIVFRMVNGQKMIARFDLTEIEKGANPDPEIYGGDIVVVYRSDARVWLRTMLELTPLVMVWRAYR; this is encoded by the coding sequence ATGAAGAAACTGATCGGACGATTTTGCCAAGGCCTCAGCCTGGCGTTGATCTGCTCGATGGCCCTGGGTGCTTGCAGCACCGGGAAGGAGATGGCGTCGTCGTTGCCTCTCCCCGATCCGCTGGCAATGTCCGCGGTGCAGCCCGAGTATCGACTCTCCCCAGGCGACCTGCTGCTGGTCAAGGTGTTTCAGGTCGACGATCTGGAACGGCAGGTCCGCATCGATCAGAACGGCCACATTTCGCTGCCGCTGATCGGCGACGTCAACGCCGCCGGCATGGGTGTCGGTGAGCTGGAAAAGATGGTTGCCGATCGCTACCGCGGCGGCTACCTGCAGAATCCGCAGGTGTCGGTGTTCGTGCAGGAATCCAATGGCCGTCGCGTGACCGTGACCGGCGCCGTCACCGAGCCCGGCATCTACCCGGTGATCGGCTCCAACCTGACGCTGCAACAGGCCGTGGCGCAGGCCAAGGGCGTCAGCACCGTGGCAAGTCGCGGCAATGTCATCGTGTTCCGCATGGTCAACGGGCAGAAGATGATCGCGCGCTTCGACCTGACCGAGATAGAGAAGGGTGCCAACCCTGACCCTGAAATCTACGGTGGCGACATCGTCGTGGTGTATCGCTCGGATGCGCGCGTCTGGTTGCGCACCATGCTGGAACTGACCCCCTTAGTGATGGTGTGGCGCGCTTACCGATGA
- the rpmI gene encoding 50S ribosomal protein L35 — translation MPKIKTNRAAAKRFRKTASGKYKCGHANRSHILTKKATKRKRNLRQTNHVRAEDAGRLDRMLPYL, via the coding sequence ATGCCCAAGATCAAGACCAACCGGGCGGCGGCCAAGCGTTTCCGCAAGACCGCCTCCGGCAAGTACAAGTGCGGCCACGCAAACCGTAGCCATATCCTCACGAAGAAAGCGACCAAGCGGAAGCGCAACCTGCGGCAGACGAATCACGTCCGTGCCGAGGACGCTGGCCGTCTTGACCGTATGCTTCCCTACCTCTGA
- the rplT gene encoding 50S ribosomal protein L20 — MARVKRGVQARRRHKKILTLAKGYYNARRKVFRVAKQAVIKAQQYAYIGRKQKKRNFRSLWITRINAAARINGLSYSRFMNGLLKAGITLDRKVLADIAVHDAAGFAALAEKAKGALAA, encoded by the coding sequence ATGGCACGAGTAAAGCGTGGCGTACAGGCGCGTCGCCGCCACAAGAAAATTCTGACCCTGGCAAAGGGGTATTACAACGCGCGCCGCAAGGTGTTCCGCGTTGCCAAGCAGGCGGTCATCAAGGCACAGCAGTACGCCTATATTGGTCGTAAGCAGAAGAAGCGTAATTTCCGTTCGTTGTGGATCACCCGCATCAATGCGGCTGCCCGCATCAACGGCTTGAGCTACAGCCGTTTCATGAATGGCCTGCTCAAGGCTGGCATCACCCTTGACCGCAAGGTGCTGGCGGATATCGCCGTGCACGACGCCGCCGGCTTTGCCGCGCTGGCCGAGAAGGCCAAGGGCGCGCTGGCTGCGTAA